From Cervus elaphus chromosome 33, mCerEla1.1, whole genome shotgun sequence, the proteins below share one genomic window:
- the LOC122688664 gene encoding LOW QUALITY PROTEIN: 60S ribosomal protein L7-like 1 (The sequence of the model RefSeq protein was modified relative to this genomic sequence to represent the inferred CDS: substituted 2 bases at 2 genomic stop codons), translated as MSSSCSIGKMVEEEPRRKIPLVAENLLKKKKAYQALKATQAKQALLQRKEQRKGXEIKFKXLEWFMHDSWWQLQDRVQLRWLKVKACGLKVPDKHSLAFVVHIERINGVSSLVQRTIARLCLNKIFGGVFMKVTPQSMKTLCIVEPYVTWGFPNLKSVQELILKHGQAKVKNKVIPVTDNTVIEKHLGKFDVICLEDLIHEIAFPGKNFHVIAGLLHPFQLSVACHTMKNRVGYIKEVSSPGY; from the coding sequence ATGAGTAGTAGCTGCAGCATTGGAAAAATGGTGGAGGAAGAGCCAAGAAGAAAAATCCCTTTGGTTGCAGAGAATCTCCTGAAAAAGAAGAAGGCTTATCAGGCCCTCAAAGCCACCCAGGCAAAACAGGCACTTTTGCAaaggaaagagcagagaaaagGATAAGAGATCAAGTTTAAGTGACTAGAATGGTTCATGCATGATTCCTGGTGGCAACTACAGGACAGGGTACAACTCAGATGGCTAAAAGTGAAAGCTTGTGGCTTGAAAGTGCCAGACAAACATTCCTTGGCCTTTGTTGTACATATTGAAAGGATTAATGGGGTGAGTTCACTGGTGCAGAGGACAATTGCAAGACTTTGCCTGAATAAGatttttggtggtgtctttatGAAAGTGACCCCTCAAAGCATGAAGACGCTTTGTATTGTGGAACCTTATGTGACCTGGGGATTTCCCAATCTCAAGTCTGTTCAGGAACTCATCTTGAAACATGGACAAGCCAAGGTCAAGAACAAGGTCATCCCTGTGACAGACAACACAGTGATTGAGAAGCACCTGGGGAAGTTTGATGTCATTTGCTTAGAAGACCTCATTCATGAAATTGCCTTCCCAGGGAAGAATTTCCATGTGATTGCAGGGTTACTGCACCCTTTCCAACTCTCAGTGGCCTGTCACACTATGAAGAATAGAGTGGGCTATATCAAGGAAGTAAGCTCACCTGGCTATTGA